The following DNA comes from Phormidium ambiguum IAM M-71.
TTTTATTCTTGGCCTTAGGATACACTGGGGGACTTCTATCTTTAGTAATGCAACATCAACCTATTTTTGAGAGTCCTCATTTTTGGACAGGCTCAATTGTGTTAATTTTGTTGGGCATTAATGGTGGAATTTCTGCCAGTAAGTTTGGGGGTAACAAATCCATACTTCGTACAATTCATGCCTATTTAGGAAGTGCCGCACTGTGTTTGTTATTTCTTCATGCAGTGTTGGGATTAAAATTGGGCTTGTCAATTTAAAACGACACTTTTTCCATGAATTCAGCTACTACGGCTTTTATTCTTTGTTTAGCCTATATCATTGGCTTGCTATCTACAGTATTAATATTTCCTTGGGGAGGATTTGCTGTACTATTATTGGGAATCATCGCAACTTTAGTTGTACCTAAATTTTGGCGCAAAGGGCCTAAACCCTGGATTTGGTTAGTAGCTGGAGTTGTGGGATTATTAGCCGTTTTATATT
Coding sequences within:
- a CDS encoding DUF4079 domain-containing protein; translation: MVNLKEFLELIAAQFRALGIPEPIEHWGHPVMMAIVIFVMGSFVGLAGWRGRVVADREIALKSRYDHRKLAPWMFLFLALGYTGGLLSLVMQHQPIFESPHFWTGSIVLILLGINGGISASKFGGNKSILRTIHAYLGSAALCLLFLHAVLGLKLGLSI